Proteins from a single region of Undibacterium sp. KW1:
- a CDS encoding RNA-binding protein, with protein MVNTQLFQSLKNSLTNKFLPVTDTTNFSGAAAYKFTAEHKLAQYAATGCLNATYYASAEAQLATVLDLTKEVTPLFVAQTAIYCRERGYMKDMPALLVAALTMRNAVELPRTFKRVMNNGKMLRNFVQILRSGAIGRKSLGSRPKKLVQAWLNTASEKELLAAAVGTTPSLADVVKMVHPKPAEAWREAFFAWLIGKPYKAESLPPIVAAFEAYKKDRSLALPDVPFQMLTAMNLTTEDWAQIARQAGWQMLRMNLNTFGRHGVYALPGMVDLIAAKLSNAEAIAKAKVFPYQLMAAYKAANEEVPLPIKNALQDAMEIALSNVPEIFGKVVVCADVSGSMSSAVTGYRGSATTAVRCIDIAALVAAAMLRKNPSTLVLPFEEQVVKCDLNPRDSVMTNAQKLAAIGGGGTNCSAPLVQLNKQKAQADLVIFVSDNESWMDASRGRSTATMTEWNVFKQRNPQAKLVCIDIAPYGTTQAAERDDILNVGGFSDAVFKIIAAFAAGQLGAEHWVGEVKAIDI; from the coding sequence ATGGTTAATACACAATTGTTCCAGAGTTTAAAAAACTCACTGACAAACAAATTTTTGCCAGTAACAGATACTACAAATTTTTCCGGCGCTGCAGCCTACAAGTTCACCGCCGAACACAAGCTGGCGCAATACGCTGCCACTGGTTGTCTGAACGCGACTTACTACGCCAGTGCAGAAGCACAACTGGCAACAGTGCTGGATTTGACCAAAGAGGTGACACCTCTGTTTGTAGCGCAAACTGCGATCTACTGCCGTGAACGTGGCTATATGAAAGACATGCCGGCCTTGCTGGTAGCAGCACTGACCATGCGTAATGCAGTCGAGTTGCCGCGTACTTTCAAGCGTGTGATGAACAATGGCAAGATGTTGCGTAACTTTGTGCAGATACTGCGTTCAGGTGCGATAGGCCGTAAGTCACTGGGTTCACGTCCTAAAAAACTGGTACAGGCATGGTTGAATACTGCCAGCGAAAAAGAATTACTGGCAGCAGCAGTAGGTACTACACCGTCACTGGCAGATGTCGTGAAGATGGTTCACCCGAAACCTGCGGAAGCATGGCGCGAAGCCTTCTTCGCCTGGTTGATAGGCAAGCCATACAAGGCCGAATCCTTGCCACCTATAGTGGCAGCGTTTGAAGCATACAAGAAAGACCGCAGCCTGGCCTTGCCGGATGTGCCTTTCCAGATGCTGACAGCGATGAACTTGACGACAGAAGACTGGGCGCAAATCGCCCGTCAGGCTGGCTGGCAGATGTTGCGTATGAACTTGAACACCTTTGGCCGTCATGGTGTATATGCCTTGCCAGGGATGGTGGACTTGATTGCCGCCAAATTGAGTAATGCAGAGGCAATTGCCAAAGCCAAGGTGTTTCCTTACCAGTTGATGGCGGCATACAAGGCAGCGAATGAAGAAGTACCGTTGCCGATCAAGAATGCGCTGCAAGATGCGATGGAAATCGCCTTGAGCAATGTGCCAGAAATATTTGGCAAAGTCGTGGTGTGTGCTGACGTGTCTGGTTCCATGTCGTCTGCCGTCACAGGCTACCGTGGCTCGGCAACGACCGCAGTACGTTGCATAGACATCGCTGCCCTGGTAGCTGCTGCCATGTTGCGCAAGAATCCATCGACCCTGGTCTTGCCGTTTGAAGAGCAGGTCGTGAAATGTGATTTGAACCCACGTGACAGCGTAATGACCAATGCGCAAAAGCTGGCAGCGATAGGTGGTGGTGGCACCAATTGCAGTGCACCACTGGTGCAGTTGAATAAACAGAAAGCGCAAGCTGACCTGGTGATCTTTGTCTCTGACAATGAATCATGGATGGATGCAAGCCGTGGCCGCTCTACTGCCACCATGACGGAATGGAATGTGTTTAAACAACGCAATCCACAAGCCAAACTGGTGTGCATAGACATTGCACCTTATGGCACGACACAGGCAGCAGAAAGAGATGATATTTTGAATGTAGGTGGTTTTTCTGATGCCGTATTTAAAATCATCGCTGCCTTTGCTGCCGGTCAGCTAGGTGCAGAGCACTGGGTAGGTGAAGTAAAGGCAATTGATATTTAG
- a CDS encoding DUF1624 domain-containing protein, whose translation MMRQNRLQAIDLLRGLVIVLMALDHTRDFFAVTPFDPLDLERGSAGWFWTRWITHLCAPIFVTLAGMSAFLRAQQRDKKDMTRYLLSRGALLVLLECTWVSFSWQFGFNVFILQVIWAIGMAMMALGLLIWLPRWAIALIAAVLILPHNLLDGMHAKGSHVLFMAWHQGGFYPLTDKLGIVFAYPLMPWIGLMAAGYALGPVMLWEAGKRQRFLLSAATILLVSFLILRSGNYYGDPDFWSAQGKGWFHDFMSFVKVHKYPPSLLYLCITLSIGLGTLALMDRYVKKPLPLLMLFGKTPMFFYLVHIALIHALGWIYMQLRYGEIVDFRKPEATPAYEASLLVCYLAWLFALAVMWGLTKLWLARKLQAAATSGTA comes from the coding sequence ATGATGCGGCAAAACCGGTTACAAGCCATAGACCTTTTGCGTGGTCTGGTCATCGTGCTGATGGCACTTGATCATACCCGCGACTTTTTTGCGGTTACTCCCTTTGACCCGCTGGATTTGGAAAGAGGTTCTGCGGGCTGGTTCTGGACGCGCTGGATTACGCATTTATGCGCGCCCATCTTTGTGACCTTGGCTGGCATGTCAGCCTTCTTGCGGGCGCAGCAGCGTGATAAAAAAGATATGACGCGCTATCTGCTAAGCCGTGGTGCATTGCTGGTTTTGCTGGAATGCACCTGGGTCAGCTTTAGCTGGCAATTTGGTTTTAATGTGTTCATCTTGCAGGTGATCTGGGCGATTGGCATGGCGATGATGGCGCTGGGCTTGCTGATCTGGCTGCCGCGCTGGGCGATTGCCCTGATTGCTGCGGTATTGATATTGCCGCACAATTTGCTCGATGGCATGCATGCCAAAGGCAGCCATGTTTTGTTCATGGCCTGGCACCAGGGTGGTTTTTATCCCCTGACTGATAAACTGGGTATCGTCTTTGCCTACCCACTCATGCCATGGATAGGTTTGATGGCTGCCGGTTATGCATTGGGGCCAGTGATGCTGTGGGAAGCTGGCAAGCGTCAGCGTTTTCTGTTATCAGCAGCGACTATCCTACTTGTGAGTTTCTTGATTTTGCGCAGTGGCAATTATTATGGTGACCCTGATTTCTGGTCGGCACAAGGCAAGGGCTGGTTCCATGACTTCATGTCTTTCGTCAAGGTGCATAAATATCCGCCTTCCTTGTTATACCTGTGCATCACGCTCAGCATAGGCTTGGGGACGCTGGCCTTGATGGACAGGTATGTGAAAAAGCCTTTGCCATTGCTGATGCTGTTTGGCAAAACACCGATGTTCTTTTATCTGGTGCACATTGCACTGATCCATGCGCTGGGCTGGATTTATATGCAGTTGCGTTACGGCGAGATCGTTGATTTCCGCAAGCCAGAGGCGACGCCAGCGTATGAGGCTTCACTCCTGGTTTGCTATCTGGCCTGGTTGTTTGCCCTGGCTGTGATGTGGGGACTGACCAAACTGTGGCTGGCGCGCAAGCTGCAAGCAGCAGCTACATCAGGCACGGCCTAA
- a CDS encoding zinc-ribbon domain containing protein: protein MKSGKQRRAEIMEKRRARIPAKESFDVYAMPAPVGAVMANCEALSHNKNAIFLPLFYVDYAFNCRDCGCAQIWTGKQQKWWYEIMQGNINSVAIRCRPCRKIEQQRKKQARDTHLSGLATKHKQ, encoded by the coding sequence ATGAAAAGCGGAAAACAAAGACGGGCAGAAATCATGGAAAAGCGGCGCGCGCGCATACCCGCGAAAGAAAGTTTTGATGTCTATGCGATGCCTGCACCCGTTGGAGCAGTCATGGCTAATTGTGAGGCATTAAGTCACAATAAGAATGCTATTTTCCTGCCCTTGTTTTATGTGGACTACGCCTTCAACTGTCGTGATTGCGGATGCGCACAGATATGGACAGGCAAGCAGCAAAAGTGGTGGTACGAGATTATGCAAGGCAATATCAATAGTGTAGCTATTCGATGTCGCCCTTGCAGGAAGATAGAGCAGCAAAGAAAGAAGCAAGCCAGGGACACGCATTTGAGCGGCCTGGCAACAAAGCACAAACAATAG
- the rtcR gene encoding RNA repair transcriptional activator RtcR, translated as MKKKKVVIGFIGTQLDSGRGSGRWEKWRPTVALTQHEDIVIDRIDLLYSGQHELLLAQLEKDIADTSPETKVRSHQLAIQDPWDFEDVYGCLFDFARSYPFDTDKEEYWVHITTGTHVAQICLFLMTEASYLPGKLLQTSPPRRQTKGNFGEMTIIDLDLSRYDQIAQRFSREQEEGVAFLKSGIATRNARFNTMIDEIERVAIKSKAAILLMGPTGAGKSFLARRVFELKKARHRLEGKFVEVNCATLRGDGAGSTLFGHIKGSFTGAMSDRPGLLRTAHKGLLFLDEIGELGLDEQAMLLKAVEEKRFFPVGGDHEVQSDFQLVAGTNRDLGKEVAAGRFREDLYARINLWSYELPGLSGRVEDIAPNIDYLLSQYSAENGQMVRFNKEAKDSYMEFATSAQAVWAGNFRDLSASVTRMATLADAGRINDQNAGEEIKRLQRLWSHAHDDGRDTRELDLHDYLDAEQLAQLDLFDAVQLRAVLAICLRSKNMSEAGRKLFAASRSNKANPNDADRLKKYLNKFGLQWDTLHKNG; from the coding sequence ATTAAGAAGAAAAAAGTCGTCATCGGTTTTATAGGCACCCAACTTGATAGCGGTCGCGGTAGCGGTCGCTGGGAAAAATGGCGACCTACGGTTGCTTTGACCCAGCATGAAGATATCGTCATAGACCGCATTGATTTGCTGTACAGCGGTCAACATGAGCTCTTGCTCGCGCAGTTGGAAAAGGACATCGCCGATACCTCGCCAGAAACGAAAGTACGTTCACATCAGTTAGCAATACAGGATCCCTGGGATTTTGAAGATGTGTATGGCTGCCTATTTGACTTTGCCAGGTCTTATCCCTTCGATACCGACAAAGAAGAATACTGGGTGCACATCACCACTGGCACTCACGTCGCGCAAATCTGCCTGTTCCTGATGACAGAAGCCAGCTACCTGCCAGGCAAGCTCTTGCAGACTTCGCCGCCACGGCGGCAGACCAAGGGCAATTTTGGTGAGATGACCATCATTGACCTGGACCTGTCACGCTATGACCAGATCGCCCAGCGTTTTAGCCGTGAGCAGGAGGAAGGTGTAGCATTTCTGAAGTCTGGCATTGCCACCCGCAATGCGCGCTTCAATACCATGATTGATGAAATAGAACGCGTGGCCATCAAGTCCAAGGCAGCCATCCTGCTGATGGGGCCTACTGGTGCAGGAAAATCTTTCCTGGCGCGACGTGTCTTTGAATTGAAAAAAGCCAGGCACAGACTGGAAGGCAAGTTTGTCGAAGTCAACTGTGCCACACTGCGTGGTGACGGTGCGGGCTCTACCCTGTTTGGTCATATCAAGGGCTCATTCACCGGCGCGATGTCTGACCGCCCCGGTTTGCTGAGAACAGCCCACAAGGGCTTGCTGTTTCTTGATGAAATTGGTGAGCTGGGCCTGGATGAACAAGCCATGCTGCTTAAGGCGGTAGAAGAAAAACGTTTCTTCCCGGTTGGTGGCGACCATGAAGTGCAAAGTGATTTTCAACTAGTGGCGGGTACCAACCGCGATCTGGGCAAAGAAGTGGCGGCAGGCCGTTTCCGTGAAGATTTATATGCGCGTATCAATCTATGGTCATATGAATTGCCTGGCCTGAGTGGGCGGGTAGAAGACATTGCGCCGAATATCGATTATCTGCTATCGCAATACAGCGCCGAGAACGGGCAGATGGTACGCTTCAATAAAGAGGCGAAAGACAGTTATATGGAATTTGCCACTTCGGCCCAGGCGGTGTGGGCAGGTAACTTCCGCGATTTGTCTGCCTCCGTCACGCGCATGGCCACGCTGGCTGACGCCGGGCGCATCAATGACCAGAATGCAGGTGAAGAAATCAAACGCCTGCAACGCCTGTGGTCGCATGCACATGACGATGGCAGAGACACGCGTGAACTGGATTTGCATGACTATCTGGATGCAGAACAGCTTGCGCAACTGGATTTATTCGATGCGGTGCAATTGCGGGCCGTGCTGGCAATATGTCTGCGCTCTAAAAATATGTCGGAAGCTGGCCGCAAATTGTTTGCCGCGTCACGCAGCAACAAAGCCAACCCGAATGATGCAGACAGGCTCAAGAAATATCTGAACAAGTTTGGCTTGCAGTGGGATACCCTGCACAAGAATGGATGA
- a CDS encoding MFS transporter — translation MSKPSLPKSIWVLGFVSMLMDISSEMIHSLLPMFMVGTLGISVFAVGLIDGIAESTTLIVKVFSGALSDRLGKRKALAVFGYGMSAFTKPLFAIAQGMGMLLTARMMDRIGKGIRGAPRDALITDITPAEIRGAAFGLRQSLDTIGAVVGPLLATALMLLWMNDYRRIFWLAVIPGLAAMALLFVGVKEPDNKIAQRPGNPVSMHNLGRMGAAYWWVVALGSIFTLARFSEAFLILRAQQMQIPVAYVPLIMVAMNLVYAATAYPFGKLSDRVSHPQLLAWGLLVLVASDVVLGYSQQWYGLATGIALWGIHMGMTQGLLSSMVAASAPADLRGTAFGFFNLASGVSLLLASVVAGLLWQEFGSAFTFYAGAIFASISLLGLILHPSTRKQKVLP, via the coding sequence TGTTCATGGTCGGCACGCTGGGCATCAGCGTGTTTGCCGTTGGCCTGATCGATGGCATCGCCGAATCAACCACTCTTATCGTCAAGGTGTTTTCAGGTGCACTGAGTGACCGCCTGGGCAAGCGCAAGGCCCTGGCCGTGTTTGGCTATGGTATGAGTGCCTTCACCAAACCCCTGTTTGCCATTGCCCAGGGCATGGGCATGCTGTTGACAGCCCGCATGATGGACAGGATAGGTAAAGGCATACGCGGCGCACCGCGTGACGCTCTGATCACCGACATCACCCCGGCAGAAATACGCGGTGCGGCTTTCGGTTTGCGACAATCGCTCGATACCATAGGTGCCGTGGTTGGCCCCTTGCTGGCGACTGCACTGATGCTGCTATGGATGAATGACTACCGGCGCATATTCTGGCTGGCTGTCATTCCCGGTCTGGCTGCAATGGCCTTGCTCTTCGTTGGCGTAAAAGAGCCGGACAACAAAATTGCACAGAGACCAGGCAACCCCGTCAGCATGCACAATCTGGGACGCATGGGCGCGGCTTACTGGTGGGTGGTCGCACTGGGCAGCATATTTACCCTGGCACGCTTCAGCGAAGCGTTTTTGATACTGCGCGCCCAGCAAATGCAGATACCCGTGGCTTATGTACCCCTCATCATGGTCGCCATGAACCTGGTGTATGCGGCAACAGCCTATCCTTTTGGCAAACTGTCTGACCGGGTGTCTCACCCTCAGTTGCTGGCCTGGGGCTTGCTGGTGCTGGTGGCGTCGGATGTAGTACTCGGTTATAGCCAGCAATGGTATGGGCTGGCAACTGGTATCGCCTTATGGGGCATACACATGGGCATGACCCAGGGCTTATTGTCCAGCATGGTGGCCGCCAGTGCCCCGGCAGATTTGCGTGGCACGGCCTTTGGTTTTTTCAATCTCGCCAGTGGCGTCAGCCTGCTGCTGGCCAGCGTCGTCGCAGGCTTGCTGTGGCAGGAATTTGGATCTGCTTTTACTTTTTATGCCGGTGCTATTTTTGCGAGCATCAGCTTACTGGGACTTATATTGCATCCATCGACCAGAAAACAAAAAGTACTGCCTTAG
- a CDS encoding GNAT family N-acetyltransferase encodes MFSTATLTAARNKLLKLEASWVLSGLLLLEVMLYCLDEFTGPHSFYAPFYVFPVAFSAALLSQRMAVFFVVLSSLARAQVFSQFFQAGSLLLLAFDIVQSMLLYGAIAVLVMTVKSMHQRLLRYAEYLRANVRLMRQQRRNRASIRRALPDDADGIVRLAVSGAQNGDLSEDISNAVLQRTLATAFRQGIVEGQTVRHTWAGGQQKVPVEFWVSIINGRMAGFFMLYGVDNQQGSERELHAMVVADEYRGLGIGAAMTDFFCMHFKNRRLFAACKTGSNMMKMLSRRGFNQFCTAENGYVIIERHN; translated from the coding sequence ATGTTTTCTACTGCTACCCTGACCGCCGCCAGAAATAAACTGCTCAAGCTTGAAGCGAGCTGGGTATTGTCAGGCTTGCTTTTGCTGGAAGTCATGCTGTACTGCCTTGATGAATTCACCGGGCCGCACAGCTTCTATGCTCCTTTTTATGTCTTCCCGGTGGCCTTTAGTGCCGCCTTGCTGTCGCAACGCATGGCTGTTTTCTTTGTTGTCCTGTCCAGTCTGGCGAGGGCGCAGGTATTCAGCCAGTTTTTCCAGGCGGGCAGTTTGCTGTTGCTGGCATTTGATATAGTCCAGAGCATGTTGTTGTACGGGGCGATTGCGGTACTGGTGATGACAGTCAAGAGCATGCATCAACGCCTGCTCAGATATGCTGAATATTTGCGTGCCAATGTCAGGCTCATGCGCCAGCAAAGGCGCAACCGTGCCAGCATACGCCGGGCCCTGCCTGATGATGCTGATGGCATAGTGCGCCTGGCAGTCAGCGGTGCGCAAAACGGTGATCTCTCAGAAGATATTTCAAATGCCGTATTGCAGCGCACGCTGGCTACGGCTTTCAGGCAAGGCATCGTCGAGGGCCAGACCGTCAGGCATACCTGGGCTGGCGGCCAGCAAAAAGTGCCAGTCGAATTCTGGGTTTCCATCATCAATGGCCGTATGGCCGGTTTCTTCATGTTGTACGGTGTTGATAACCAGCAGGGTTCAGAACGCGAGTTGCATGCCATGGTGGTGGCAGACGAATACCGTGGCCTGGGCATAGGTGCCGCCATGACCGATTTCTTTTGCATGCATTTTAAAAACCGCCGTCTGTTCGCCGCCTGCAAGACAGGGTCAAACATGATGAAGATGCTGAGCCGCAGGGGCTTCAACCAGTTTTGCACGGCAGAAAACGGCTACGTCATCATAGAGCGGCACAACTGA
- a CDS encoding RtcB family protein — MKHEDYDVIQYKDGRPIKMWTKGVPVEEEAKQQLANTSRLPFIYKHIAVMPDVHLGKGSTIGSVIPTLGAVIPAAVGVDIGCGMMAAKTTLFAHDLPDNLGPLRTAIEKAIPHGMSPKTRGFKGRDKGSWENPPPSVDAAWAQLKDGFDEICLKTRLLKNTNNYLHLGTLGTGNHFVEICLDEANAVWFMLHSGSRGVGNAIGSHFIELAKQDMRTHFINLPDQDLSYLPEGTEHYKDYIQAVGWAQKFARLNREVMMQNLIAAVRTVISKPFETHVEAVNCHHNYVQKEHHFGKDVLVTRKGAVSARAGELGIIPGSMGAKSFIVRGKGNQESFHSCSHGAGRTMSRTAAKKLYTVADQIAATEGVECRKDADVIDEIPMAYKDIDAVMLAQSALVDVVHVLKQVVCVKG; from the coding sequence ATGAAGCACGAAGATTACGATGTAATACAGTACAAAGATGGTCGTCCTATCAAAATGTGGACCAAAGGTGTTCCTGTTGAAGAAGAAGCCAAGCAGCAATTGGCGAATACCTCCCGTTTGCCTTTCATCTACAAACATATTGCCGTGATGCCAGACGTGCATCTTGGTAAGGGTTCCACTATCGGTAGCGTGATACCTACCCTGGGTGCGGTGATCCCGGCGGCTGTAGGTGTGGATATCGGTTGTGGGATGATGGCCGCCAAGACCACCCTGTTCGCCCATGATCTGCCAGATAACCTTGGCCCTTTGCGTACTGCCATAGAAAAAGCCATACCGCATGGTATGTCGCCTAAGACGCGGGGTTTCAAGGGCCGCGATAAAGGTTCATGGGAAAACCCGCCACCATCCGTAGATGCGGCTTGGGCGCAGTTGAAAGACGGTTTTGATGAAATCTGTTTGAAAACCAGACTTTTAAAAAATACGAATAACTACCTTCACCTGGGAACCCTGGGTACAGGTAACCATTTTGTTGAGATATGTCTGGATGAAGCCAATGCCGTATGGTTCATGCTGCACTCCGGTTCACGAGGTGTAGGTAATGCAATCGGTAGCCATTTCATTGAATTGGCCAAGCAGGATATGCGTACTCATTTCATTAATTTGCCAGATCAGGACTTGTCTTACCTGCCAGAAGGAACCGAGCATTACAAGGACTATATTCAGGCCGTGGGTTGGGCGCAGAAATTTGCGCGTTTGAACCGTGAAGTGATGATGCAGAATTTGATTGCTGCTGTACGTACAGTGATCAGCAAACCGTTCGAGACTCACGTTGAAGCGGTAAACTGCCACCATAACTATGTGCAGAAAGAACATCACTTCGGTAAGGATGTATTGGTAACCCGTAAAGGTGCAGTATCTGCGCGTGCCGGTGAGTTGGGGATCATTCCTGGTTCCATGGGAGCAAAAAGCTTCATTGTGCGTGGTAAAGGGAATCAAGAAAGTTTCCATAGCTGCAGCCACGGTGCAGGCCGTACCATGAGCCGTACCGCAGCCAAGAAGCTATATACCGTTGCTGATCAGATCGCTGCAACCGAAGGTGTGGAATGCCGTAAAGATGCCGATGTGATTGATGAAATCCCTATGGCATATAAAGATATCGACGCTGTGATGCTGGCTCAATCTGCCCTGGTGGATGTTGTGCATGTATTGAAGCAGGTAGTGTGCGTTAAGGGTTGA
- the rtcA gene encoding RNA 3'-terminal phosphate cyclase, whose product MNKKMIELDGSLGEGGGQILRTSLSLSMITGQPFRIINIRAGRAKPGLLRQHLVAVQSAAAVSGAQVTGAELGSTTLEFIPSGIYGGTYQFAIGSAGSCTLVLQTLIPALLYADKPSTIKITGGTHNDMAPPAQFLQKAYGRVLQQMGADVSFELKRYGFVPAGGGEIIAQVQPCRQLKKIDLLERGERIKGYAESFVAGVPVDVAKRELECVGTGMGWSADQLLVRGLSNDQGPGNVLLITLEHEQVTEVFCGFGEKAVKAENVAKRTVQELREYAASGAALGEHLADQVMLPFALAGGGSFTCSVVSQHAKTNADVIARFLPIHTEFSADAQRFVCSIK is encoded by the coding sequence ATGAATAAGAAAATGATAGAGCTGGATGGCTCTTTGGGTGAAGGTGGTGGACAGATTTTGCGCACGTCTTTGAGCCTGTCCATGATTACCGGTCAGCCGTTTCGCATCATCAATATCCGTGCTGGCCGTGCCAAGCCGGGTTTGTTGCGCCAGCATCTGGTGGCAGTGCAGTCTGCTGCGGCTGTCAGCGGTGCGCAGGTGACTGGCGCTGAGCTGGGTTCAACCACGCTGGAATTCATTCCATCGGGTATCTATGGCGGCACGTACCAGTTCGCCATTGGCAGTGCAGGTAGTTGTACCCTGGTGTTGCAAACACTGATACCAGCTTTGCTGTATGCCGATAAACCATCGACCATCAAGATTACTGGCGGCACGCACAATGACATGGCACCACCTGCACAGTTCTTGCAAAAGGCTTATGGCCGGGTATTGCAGCAGATGGGTGCAGATGTCAGCTTTGAATTGAAGCGTTATGGTTTTGTGCCTGCAGGTGGTGGCGAAATCATCGCCCAGGTACAGCCATGCAGGCAGTTAAAAAAAATCGACCTGCTGGAACGTGGCGAAAGAATCAAAGGCTACGCCGAAAGCTTTGTCGCTGGTGTACCTGTCGATGTCGCCAAACGTGAGCTTGAATGCGTAGGCACTGGCATGGGCTGGTCTGCCGATCAATTGCTGGTGCGTGGACTGAGCAATGACCAGGGGCCAGGCAATGTACTGCTGATTACGCTGGAACACGAGCAGGTCACCGAAGTGTTTTGTGGTTTTGGTGAAAAAGCCGTCAAGGCAGAAAATGTCGCCAAACGTACTGTGCAGGAATTGCGTGAGTATGCTGCATCCGGTGCAGCCTTGGGCGAACACTTGGCAGACCAGGTGATGTTGCCATTTGCTTTGGCGGGCGGTGGTAGTTTTACGTGCAGCGTCGTTTCGCAACATGCAAAGACCAATGCAGACGTGATCGCCAGATTCTTGCCAATTCATACTGAATTTTCAGCAGACGCTCAAAGATTTGTGTGCTCGATAAAATGA